The Oxyura jamaicensis isolate SHBP4307 breed ruddy duck chromosome 33 unlocalized genomic scaffold, BPBGC_Ojam_1.0 oxy33_random_OJ63119, whole genome shotgun sequence region ggtggcggcggcggtgcctgtggtggtggggggggggccgTGGCCGTGGCGGGTGTGTGGTCGTGGGGGGGGGTCGTGCCCTCGGTGGGGCTTTGTCCGTGGTGGCTGCGTGTCCCTGGTGGTGCCGTGGCCGTAGCGGTGACGTATCCGTGGTGGTGCCATGCCCGTGGCAGTGCTGGGTCCGTGACATTGACGTGTCCGTGGTGGTGATGTGGCCGTGACACTGGGGACATGGCGATGCCGTGCCCATGGTGGTGACACGTCCGTGACATTGACATGTCCATGGTGGTGCCGTGCCCGTGGCAGTGCCGTGCCCGTGGTGGTGATGTGTCCGTGACACTGACGTGTCCATGGTGGTGCCATGCCCGTGGTGGTGCCGTGCCCGTGGTGGTGCCGTGCCCATGACGATGACATGGTGGTGACCTGCCCCTGGCAGTGCAATGACCACGGTGGTTGCATGCCCGTGGTGCTTGCATGCAGGTGACAGTTGTATATCCATGGCAGTGCCATGGCAGCGGTGGCACAACGTCCACAGCAGCTGCGTGTCCAAGGTGGTGACGTGTCCATGGCAGTTGCATGACTGTGGTGGTGCCGTGctcgtggtggtggtggcatgCCCGTGGTGCCATGCTTGTGGTGGTGGTGCCATGCTCATAGTGGTGGTGGGGGTGGTGCCATGctcgtggtggtggtggcatgCCCATGGTGCCGGTGGTGCCATGCTCatagtggtggtggtggtggtgccaTGTTCGTGGCGGTGGTGGCATGCCCATGGTGCCATGCTTGTGGTGGTGGTGCCATGCTCATAGTGGTGGTGCCGGTGGTGCCATGctcatggtggtggtggtggtgccaTGCTCATTCATGGTGGTGGTGCCATGCCCAtagtgctggtggtggtggcatgCCCATGGTGCTGGTGGTGCCATGCTCGTGGTGGTGGTGCCATGCTCGTGGTGCTTGTGCCATGCTCatggtggtagtggtggtgcCATGCTTGTGGTGGTGTTGGTGCCATGCTTGTGGTGGTGTTGGTGCCATGCTCGTGGTGCTGGTGCCATGCTCatggtggtagtggtggtgcCATGCTTGTGGTGGTGTTGGTGCCATGCTCGTGGTGTTGGTGCCATGCTCGTGGTGCTGGTGCCATGCTCGTGGTGGTGGTGCCGGTGGTGCCATGCTCGTGGTGGTGGTGCCATGCTCGTGGTGGTGGTGCCATGCTCGTGGTGCTGGTGGCGGTGGTGCCATGcccatggtggtggtggtggtggtggcctGCCCATGGTGGTGCCTTGCCCGTGACACCACCACGCTCATGGCAGTTGTGTGCCCGCGGTGGTGCCGTGCCCGCGGTGGTGGCATGTCCACGACGGGACAACGCTCACAGCAGCCGCGTGCCCGTGACGGTGCCATGGCCGTGGCACTGGCGCGGCGCTGAGtgggctgccccccccccagcatgcTCATCACCTACGACGACGTGGTGAAGATCTCCGACTTCGGCACCTCCAAGGAGCTCATCGACAAGAGCACCAAGATGTCCTTCGCCGGCACCGTGGCCTGGATGGCGCCCGAGGTCATCCGCAATGAGCCCGTCTCCGAGAAGGTCGACATCTGGTGAGGGcacggggacaccggggacCTCGGGGACAACAGGGAGCCGTGGTGGCGCCGGGGGATGTAGCAGCACGGGGGCTGCTGGGAGCCGGTGGCAaccctggggacactggggacacggaggggggggacagcagggacgctgcaggggaagggggatggggacaaTGGGGAGGTTGAGGGGGACTTTGTAGGGACATCAGGGACACCAGCatgggcagaggcagggaggggacaccGGGGGCGAGCGGAGGGGGACCAAGGGACAGGGTGAGGCCACCGGGGGTGCCCGGGACCGTGGGTGACGCTGCGCCCAGGTCCTTCGGGGTGGtgctgtgggagctgctgaCGGGCGAGATCCCCTACAAGGACGTGGACTCCTCAGCCATCATCTGGGGCGTGGGCAGCAACAGCCTCCACCTGCCTGTCCCCTCCGGCTGCCCCGACGGCTTCAAGGTGCTGCTGCGCCAGTGCTGGTGAGTGCgcccgtggggggggggggcaccccgtGGGGACACCCCGTGGGCACAGGGGCACGGCACGGGGACATCCCGTAGGGGACCCTGAACGGGGACACCCCGTGGGGACTTTCATGGGGACACACTATGGGCACAATGCACAGGGGGACGCCATG contains the following coding sequences:
- the LOC118158584 gene encoding mitogen-activated protein kinase kinase kinase 12-like — translated: MEFCAQGQLYEVLRAGRKVTPSLLVDWSMGIAGGMNYLHLHKIIHRDLKSPNMLITYDDVVKISDFGTSKELIDKSTKMSFAGTVAWMAPEVIRNEPVSEKVDIWSFGVVLWELLTGEIPYKDVDSSAIIWGVGSNSLHLPVPSGCPDGFKVLLRQCW